The Polypterus senegalus isolate Bchr_013 unplaced genomic scaffold, ASM1683550v1 scaffold_5037, whole genome shotgun sequence genome includes the window TGGGTGAAGggtggtaaggatagagctgccaggtaagaggacgTTGGTTGTGTCCTCATTGTCCTAGTCCATCTTAGTACAAGCTTATATCGATGTTCCTGGTAAAGGATGATACCAAGGCTTCAAACAACTGAAACATCACAGACCACAGCAAAAATTAGtgaaggaaatttttgattaaagaagaAGTTAGGCGAGATGGATGGACATCAAACCCTTGATCCACTGCTGCAGTGGCCATTACGCCTCCATTGCAGCCTTTCCAGCTCTGGTCCTCCGTCAACAGATCACACTGTTGTATTTCATGACCCCAAGGCAAGAGGCGGTAGTAgtactgctttgtgttttttgtttgtttcatctaaaatgtatattttaacagattACTCAGCATCCCGAGTGGTGTATTCTTCTGCAGAAGGAAAGAACTTATGGAACGTTCAGGCAATCAAGTCAATGTGTAGACTGGATTTTGAAAGGGTGAGTACTTCTGGGTAACCCTGTACTGGATTTTGGGGGGGAttataaatgaatggatgaagtAGACACATTGGAAATAACCAAAGATGTAGGTGTTCTATTCCAGCTTTCCCTTCGAGCTGTgtcctttttttgttaatttttgaatcAGTTATTTCTTTGGCTTATTATCTGCCTGGTGTTTACTATGCCTTGGTTACGTTCCATGTgtctgccaatcaccaccaggtgCCGCCCTCGCCATTATAATTtacagagggtctcccacagtttctggtggttcattttaaattttcttggcAGTTTGGCGAGTTTATCTTACTATTTACTGCTGCTTGgtgattctttggatttttgactTTGTTGCTCTGTTTTGGGTCGCTCTTCAGATATCTGTATTgggacttattttgtttttgggattaccTTTACaatcattgtttgtttgtttgcgttTTGTGCTCTTCACAGTATTATGATAGAggatttttgtttaaaacatttcttttgttttataaagactCTGTCTGCCCCGTTACCAGCCGGGGTTTGGCAGTGAAAGTTcactctagtgggcattttttggAAGTTTGGGACTCCCAAGTTCACAACAGTAGGATCCCACTTGGAAGGCATTTGCTATTGCCTGTTGACCTAAAAAAGTTGTAATGGTCTCTGGTCATCTCTAGTAGACTCGACCATCTCCCCCAATGAGTGGCACCAATCAAAAGCGTGACCACTGCAGAGGTGACTGTTCTTTGGCTAGTGATGATAACATCAGCCCATGACTCTgcaaaccccaaaacacaatgAATAAAACACAAGTCTAGTAAAAATGGTGGTAGCAAATAGGAGAAATGATGGAAAATTACCTAAACACCCCCCACCCTTTCATTCTGCCACATATACCTcactgctctgctgttttttgtttttttttttattgtcaaaaaataatacttttcctccaacatcccaaagGTTTACATCCCTATTGTAACACACCTGAACCCACCTGACCTAATTTAGAGTTATGGTTGCATTGATAAGGCAGGGAGCAACCCAGGAAGGGATGGCAGGGCCCACTCACCCACACAAACAGTGCCAGTTTAGAATTACAAATTGCCTGTGCATGCCAGCTTAATTGTCACCTCTGCCTTGGCCTGGTGGGAGACCAGGTGCTCAGCTGTGGACTGGAAATTTGGTTTCCTACCTAACACTCATTACTGACAAGGTAGGCTCTGCAACCAAACCTGCAACTTACAATAATTAGGATGGAGAATGGATGTATAGATATTTCATCTCActtctcattttctgaaaccgCTTTTCCTGATGAGGGTCACGGTGgcagcaggtcagcccagacttccctgtcctcGGCTACAGTTTCTCACCCTTCCTGGGGAATTTCCAGGCATTTCCAAGCCAGCCAAGATAGATAATCCATCCTGCACGTCCTGGTGTACCCCAGGGTCTCTGTCCAGCGGGGAAGCTCCGTGGGGGTAGGCGGCGGCTCCCTGTGGTGGGCTTCCTTATGATATGCCCAAAGCACCTTAACTGGCGGCTCTTGATCTGGAGGAGGTTTGACACTACTCTGAGGCTCATCCTAATCAtggagcttctcaccctatcatgAAATGTCAGGCTATCCACCATGTAATCAAACCTCAATTCTGCCGTTTGTACTCATGAAGTCACTTTTTCGGGCATTACCGACAGCTCATGTGAGGACTGGGATGTCAATTATTTGGTAAGCTGAGAGTTGTGCCCTTAGATTCACTGCCATGGATTGGTACAGCACCTGCAGAACCGTGGTCACCGGTCCAATCCACTTCTCTGCATCGTACTTCCTTTTTCCATCATTCATGAGCAAGACCCTGAGATGCTTGAACTTCCCCTCAACACATCGGGAAAGGAGCTGTCCACTGTTTTCCGAGAGAGAACCATAATCCCAGGTTTTGAGATggttatcatcatcatcagctgCATATCGCTTGAGTGATGAGGCAAAGAGGACGACATCATCTACGTAAAGCATCAGTGCTAACCTTACTCTCCAAAAATGGACAACCTCCATGTGTTTTGATATCCTGTCCATTAAAACCACAAATGGGAGTGGTGAGAAGACAGAGCTTTGATTTAGCCCGACGCCCACAGTGAACAAATTAGACTTCATGGCAATGCCACTGCGTTCATATAGGGAGCGAACAGCACGCAAGAGCGGCCGTGCTACCCCATATTCATGCAGCGCCTCCCACAACACCTGCTAAGGGACATGGTCATGTGTGTTTTCCAAATTTACACTTGTAGACTTGGTAATCAAACTTGTTCTTATTAATATCCTTGTATGTGTTGTTAAAATGCATCAGTCTGACACAACACAGAGGTATTGTCTCATTAAAGTGCCACCTGTCTAGGGGTGAGCAGTCAATTCTTGAAGGTCATGTACTTGAAGCAAGAAAAATGGGCAACTGTAAGGATCTGAGCGATTTTGACAAGGGACAACTTgagatggctagatgactgggtcagatcatctccaaaatggcaggtcttgtgcgGTGTTCCCACTATGCAgaggttagtacctaccaaaagtggtccgaGGAAGGACATCCGGTGAACCAGTGGCAGGGTCATGGGCCCCCAAGGTTTATTGAGGAGTATTGAAAATGAAGGCTAGCCCGTCTGGTCTGATCCCTTGGATTAGCTActatagcacaaattgctgaaaaacgtaaTGTTGGCCATAAGGGAAGGCGTCAAAACATAGAGTGCATCTCAGCTTGATGCATAGCCGCAGACTGGTCAGTGTGTCCCTGCTGACCCCATCCACCACCAGAAGTGCTCTACAGTGGGCACGTGAGCATCAAATCTGCATTATTGAGCAGTAGGAGGTTGGTGGCctagtctgatgaatcacattttcttttatgtcttGTGGATAGCCATGTACGTGTGTGTTGTTTTACCTGGAGAAGAGAGAGCAGCAAGATTCACTATGAGAAGAAGGCAAGTTGGCGGAGGCAGAGTGATGCTCtgagcaatgttctgctgggaaaccttggtttctggcattcatgtggattttactttgacatgtaccacctacctaaagatagTTGTTAGCCATAGACCCCTTCATCTCAATGGCCTTCTTTCACTGCCACACTGCAAAACTTTCTcatgaatggtttgaggaacatgacaaagttGGAGGTGTTGATGTGGCCTCcgaattccccagatctcaatccaattgagcctctgtgggatgtgctggagaaaCCAGTCCCATCTGTGGAGGTCCCATCTCACACTTTACAGGACttgaaggatctgctgctaacgtgTTGGTGCAGATATCACCGGACACCTTCAGGGGTCTTGTGAAGTCCATTTCTGGATGGATCGGCATGGGGGGGGGGCCCCCACACAGTATTAGGCAAGTGGTTTTAAAGTTGTGGCTGATGGGTGTAGCCAGAAACATCCATTAAAGTTTTGATGCCTCTTCATGCTCTTTCCaacattcttttcatttgttaatatatgtatatatattttttttgtctttacagATCCAATCTCACCCAGAGTTCTCGAATATTTGCCTTCGGAAAGTATCGGAATCATGCTGCCCAAGCTGGATTTTGGGCAACTACATTGCTCTCTTAAATAACAAATCCTCCTGCCATTACATTACAGATCGTGATGCTTCGGATACCTTAAAACTACTGCGATCTTGTGCCAAATTTTATCACAATGGAACCTTGCATTCGGAGTGCTGGGAGAAGTCGAGCAGAAGGAAGGAACCGGCAAAATGTCCAAATGTGCCTCGGAAATGTACAAAATTCAATGCTGTCTACCAGATCCTTCACTACTTAGTGGATAAGGATTTCCTGAGTCCCGAGACTGCTGACTATGTGATGCCGACGTTAAAGTACAGTATGCTACTTTCCCCGATGTACGGGGGCTCGAAAGATGAGAAGATGAACATCTACTTGGATAATTTTGAGAAATGGAATTACTCTGATGGGATCACGGCTGTCACCGGGATAGACTTTGGAATCAAATTCAGATTGTTTGAATTGTACCTTATAAAGGATACCGTGTATCCAGCCATTGCAATCCTCCTTGTTCTTCTCATCATTTGCGTTTACACAAAGTCCATGTTTATTACCTTCATGACGATGCTTGCCGTCATCAGTTCTTTGATTGTGTCATATTTTCTCTACCGCATAATCTTCGCTTTGGAGTTTTTTCCCTTCATGAATCTCACAACGTTCATCATTCTCGTCGGGATAGGAGCGGACGATGCCTTTGTCTTGTGTGACGTTTGGAACTATGCAAAAGTGGACAAACCCAGTACTGAAATTTCGCAGACGGTGAGCATCACATTGCAGCATGCTGCTCTCTCGATGTTTGTTACCAGCTTCACAACTGCAGCGGCTTTTTATGCCAATTTTGTTAACGATATTACTGCAATCCGGTGCTTTGGTATATTTGCTGGAACTGCGATTTTGGTGAATTATGTCTTAATGATTACCTGGTTGCCAGCTGTCGTGGTGCTGCATGAACGCTACCTGCTGAACATATTCGACTGCTTCAAGAAACCTCAACAGCAGGCCTACGACACCAAAAGTTGTTGGATTCTGCTGTGCCAAAAACTGAGCAATTTGACCTACGCGATCTCGGAAGCTTCCAGGATATTATTTGAGAAAGTGTTGCCTTACATAGTCATTAAATTCCGGTATATATGGCTGTTTTGGTTCTTGGCCATCACTGTGGGAGGAGCCTACGTTGTGTGTGTGAACCCAAAAATGAAACTGCCCTCGCAAGAGATTTCCGGTTTCCAGGTTTTACGATCATCCCACCCATTTGAACGCTACATTGCGGAGTACAAGAAGCTGTTTATGTTTGAGCGGATCCGCAGCTCTGACGAGCGCCACATGTCCGTCATGATCATTTGGGGCATTAAGCCACTGGACAATGGTGATCCTCTTAATCCTAACGATAAGGGCAATCTGACCGTGGACAATGAATTTAACATTTCGAGTCCGGCCTCGCAAGCTTGGATGTTAAATTTTTGCAAAAAGATTCGAAACCAGACGTTCATCATTCAGACCGACGAGCAGGACATCACCAGCTGTTTCATCGAGACCTTCAAACGGTGGATGGAAAGCCGAGACTGCGACGAAGCAGCGGCGTACCCGTGTTGCAACCAGTTCACGTTCCCGTACAAAGCGGAGGATTTTGAACTCTGTTTAAAGAGAGCCATTATGCAGCTCGACACTACGAGTTTCAGTCTCAACAGAGACACCCCTGGCCCGAGATTTGACCTAAATGATACCATCCGAGCAGTCATCTTAAACTTCCAGAGCTCTTACTTTTTCTCCTACACGTATGACAAAATGGATCAGTTCTTCAAAGAAGTGGACACTTGGGTCAAGGAGGAGTTGAAGACGGCCCCCGAGGGGTTGCGGAACGGTTGGTTTGTGTCAACTGACTTGCTGTTCTATGACCTGCAGGGCAGCTTATCACATGGAACCATGGTTGCAATGGGGCTGTCTGTGACCGTTGCTTTTATTGTAATGCTTCTTACTACCTGGAATATCGTAATAAGTCTTTATGCTATTATCTCCATTACCGGGACCATTTTTGTCACCGTGGGCTCATTAGTGCTTCTGGGCTGGGAGCTGAATGTGTTGGAGTCGGTCACCATCTCGGTTGCCGTAGGACTTTCGGTGGATTTTGCTGTTCACTATGGCGTGGCCTATCGCCTTGCACCTTACCACGACAGAGATCACAAAGTACGCTTC containing:
- the LOC120520582 gene encoding protein dispatched homolog 1-like — encoded protein: LLFILHPDLFLSALSHREDKWSEDHSEKFKRQAERPFQREDFLCPLKYYDYSASRVVYSSAEGKNLWNVQAIKSMCRLDFERIQSHPEFSNICLRKVSESCCPSWILGNYIALLNNKSSCHYITDRDASDTLKLLRSCAKFYHNGTLHSECWEKSSRRKEPAKCPNVPRKCTKFNAVYQILHYLVDKDFLSPETADYVMPTLKYSMLLSPMYGGSKDEKMNIYLDNFEKWNYSDGITAVTGIDFGIKFRLFELYLIKDTVYPAIAILLVLLIICVYTKSMFITFMTMLAVISSLIVSYFLYRIIFALEFFPFMNLTTFIILVGIGADDAFVLCDVWNYAKVDKPSTEISQTVSITLQHAALSMFVTSFTTAAAFYANFVNDITAIRCFGIFAGTAILVNYVLMITWLPAVVVLHERYLLNIFDCFKKPQQQAYDTKSCWILLCQKLSNLTYAISEASRILFEKVLPYIVIKFRYIWLFWFLAITVGGAYVVCVNPKMKLPSQEISGFQVLRSSHPFERYIAEYKKLFMFERIRSSDERHMSVMIIWGIKPLDNGDPLNPNDKGNLTVDNEFNISSPASQAWMLNFCKKIRNQTFIIQTDEQDITSCFIETFKRWMESRDCDEAAAYPCCNQFTFPYKAEDFELCLKRAIMQLDTTSFSLNRDTPGPRFDLNDTIRAVILNFQSSYFFSYTYDKMDQFFKEVDTWVKEELKTAPEGLRNGWFVSTDLLFYDLQGSLSHGTMVAMGLSVTVAFIVMLLTTWNIVISLYAIISITGTIFVTVGSLVLLGWELNVLESVTISVAVGLSVDFAVHYGVAYRLAPYHDRDHKVRFSISRMGSAIAMAALTTFVAGALMMPSNVLAYTQLGTFMMLIMCISWAFATFFFQCMCRCIGPQGNCGQIPLPKVLQCQAFLHNSSTAQSPKSQSNLCTSSKCPVDSKHGEMEHHEHYEMKPLSPHGCSAVEKIMCEETQVSSRLLNSRHHHRCVHLPPSSCESYESCPHIKDVQTCSDPRPIGQYSVNQTCRCMESYHCVRKPWNSHNCQQLGDGINSLPKPLNADGPVSTLDALHPSVDCCLRHIQHFHCSLPPCFQDKMARHAVPKNILPNYCVHSVHQLAHKMERFCTHEPPSLQGTEDGRIHLDFGAAITMIKPSHGLSTSQNSVGQDVGRTGEDKSSQNQKLNDSEPFLTDHGTGRTVGQNLSKQCTEPRSVTHEDVHTPHVTPPGTTTLSCSETSQSFSRTLKVKCNSQMPNSDASVPAVLQSTTESLC